A window from Cryobacterium sp. PAMC25264 encodes these proteins:
- a CDS encoding DUF4229 domain-containing protein, which yields MKAVPAWVLFTVLRVLMFAVPFVILLVLGIEGWLAAVLAAIIGLCLSYIFLRNPRNSVARDLYEVRHRAQEPVHPDAESEDAAVDRAESEQERVQESEQQARAEQELPDQPPTDQRSNLA from the coding sequence ATGAAAGCTGTTCCAGCCTGGGTGTTGTTCACCGTGCTCCGCGTCCTGATGTTCGCGGTGCCGTTCGTGATCCTGCTCGTGCTGGGAATCGAGGGCTGGTTGGCCGCCGTTCTGGCCGCGATCATCGGCCTGTGCCTGTCGTATATCTTCCTGCGCAACCCGCGCAACAGCGTCGCCCGCGACCTCTACGAGGTGCGGCACCGCGCACAGGAACCCGTGCACCCCGATGCCGAATCCGAGGACGCCGCGGTCGACCGGGCCGAGTCCGAGCAGGAACGCGTGCAGGAGAGCGAGCAGCAGGCGCGAGCCGAGCAGGAGCTCCCGGACCAGCCGCCCACCGACCAGCGCTCCAACCTGGCCTAA
- a CDS encoding PLD nuclease N-terminal domain-containing protein yields the protein MFRLLFGLGVVVVILTIYALVDCAVFDRNRIRGLPRWVWVFVIVLIPVIGAVLWLLIGRGRRSSAAGPGARVTRSMAPDDDPDFLRGLDRAKDQEQRIRDLEQELADFDKMDPPAAGPASHPGTAGVDPKNTDPSDGDQPGRRDA from the coding sequence ATGTTCCGCCTGTTGTTCGGCCTCGGAGTCGTCGTCGTCATTCTCACCATCTATGCGCTGGTGGATTGCGCGGTGTTCGACCGCAATCGCATACGCGGTCTTCCACGCTGGGTGTGGGTCTTCGTCATAGTCCTCATCCCGGTGATCGGTGCCGTACTGTGGCTGCTGATCGGCCGCGGACGCCGCAGCAGCGCGGCGGGCCCAGGCGCCCGGGTGACGCGCTCGATGGCTCCGGACGACGACCCCGACTTCCTGCGCGGCCTGGACCGCGCGAAGGACCAGGAACAGCGCATCCGCGACCTCGAGCAGGAGCTCGCCGACTTCGACAAGATGGACCCGCCCGCCGCCGGGCCGGCCTCGCACCCCGGCACCGCCGGGGTCGACCCGAAGAACACCGACCCCAGTGACGGTGACCAGCCGGGCCGACGGGATGCCTGA
- a CDS encoding LysR family transcriptional regulator codes for MLDVRRLILLRELSIRGTIAAVAEAMLLSPSAVSQQLSQLEKEAGAQLTRKAGRRLRLTPQGELLVASAGEVLDTLERAEAALRTSHTTVRGTVRVAVFQSAALALMPAALAMMTRQHPDVRVEMVQREPEQALHETWARDFDLVIAEQYPAHSTPWLPGLHRRELTTDAIHLALPATDAALWPVGSLAEAGRLAWVMEPRGTASRHFAEQLCRSAGFEPDVRYETADLQAQIRLIESGNAVGLMPDLVWTGRSTTCRLERLPGDPRRTIFTAQREAGLEAPALRAFREMLAGTAELQAGSGRGDPAGG; via the coding sequence GGCCGTGTCGCAGCAACTCAGCCAGCTGGAGAAGGAGGCCGGGGCGCAGCTCACCCGTAAGGCCGGGCGTCGCTTGCGGCTCACCCCGCAGGGCGAGCTGTTGGTGGCATCGGCCGGGGAGGTGCTCGACACCCTGGAGCGGGCGGAGGCGGCGCTGCGCACCTCGCACACGACAGTGCGCGGAACCGTGCGGGTAGCGGTCTTCCAGTCCGCGGCGCTGGCGCTCATGCCCGCGGCCCTGGCGATGATGACCCGGCAGCACCCCGATGTGCGGGTGGAGATGGTGCAGCGGGAACCCGAGCAGGCCCTGCACGAGACCTGGGCCCGCGACTTCGACCTGGTCATCGCCGAGCAGTACCCCGCGCACTCGACGCCGTGGCTGCCGGGTCTGCACCGGCGCGAGCTGACGACCGACGCCATCCATCTGGCGCTGCCGGCCACGGATGCCGCACTCTGGCCGGTCGGCTCGCTGGCCGAAGCGGGGCGGCTGGCGTGGGTGATGGAACCGCGCGGCACGGCCTCCCGGCACTTCGCCGAGCAGCTCTGTCGCAGCGCCGGTTTCGAACCCGACGTGCGCTACGAGACCGCAGACCTGCAGGCGCAGATCCGGTTGATCGAGTCGGGCAACGCCGTGGGCCTGATGCCCGACCTGGTCTGGACCGGGCGCAGCACCACCTGCCGGCTCGAGCGGCTGCCCGGCGACCCACGTCGTACGATCTTCACGGCCCAACGCGAGGCCGGGTTGGAGGCGCCGGCGTTGCGGGCGTTCCGGGAGATGCTGGCGGGTACGGCCGAACTGCAGGCCGGTAGCGGTCGGGGAGACCCGGCCGGCGGTTAG